Genomic segment of Malus domestica chromosome 15, GDT2T_hap1:
tcACCTCCATGATAAAAACCTATAAAATCTTGGTACGAGACATTGAGAATCCTCTTTTTATCAACAAGCTGGGTGACTTGACTGAACTGTGGCCACATCAATTAAAATTGTTTAGGTTATAATCAACTAAGTCTGATTCGTATCAAAACTTGACCAGTCTAAGGAAAATCCAAAAGTGGGTGCCAAAAATACCAACTTGAGGAATTGACATCGATCTATCATCACTTAAAAAGACTGACTAATTTCCAAACGCCCACTTGATGTTTTATGAATGTTTTTAGTTTGGAAAGTACCATAATTAATTAAGTCCATAAATAGTCGTTTGTAACCTAACCTTAGATTCTGCGATTTTATTTAGGACTTAAAAGTTAATattgattaatttaattaattaaacatctggttgtgttgtgttgtgtaGTGTTGGTTCGATGAGGATTGAGAGGGAGTGAGGGAGGGAGGCTTTCGTAAAAGACTAAAGAAACCCTAGCagctaaaaagaaagaaagggaagGGAGAGAGAATCTTCAAATCTTTATTGGTTGCTGCATTAAGCTGAATGAACATCGTCGCAGTGGTGCTGCACCCACGTGAATGTTCCCTCGCTCGTGTCCCCACAAAGATCCTCCGTATCCACGTGTGGGCCCAATCATCCCCTCatcccttcccttcccttcttcctcctcaaagCAGGGCCTCTGGGCAATGCAGTGGGTAATGCATCGTAATATGGTCATGGGTCATGAGAGGGAAAAAATAGAACTCTTCCGTGCACGTGTCTCTCAACCCTTCCACGTGAACAGCCACATGTCCTCGACCCCACACCGGGCCCATTCTCTCAAAAGAGTCCCTTGTCCTTTAAATTGAGGACCTGCATGTTATATCCTAGGCGCAAAAGAGAGAGGCGCACAGAGTCAGAATCTCAGAATCTCTGGATGATTTGTTGTTTGTTGCCTCGGAAAATTGTAGAGTGAGAGAGAAAATATTTACAGATATACATATATTCCTCGTTACCTTATCTGCTAAAATATTATATAGTATATCTAGATAGATATTATTCACACAGTACATGTATGTATGTGAGTGTACCTGCAGTCTTGTAACGTGAAGAAATCTTGTtctggaaaagaaagaaagaaagaggagctGAGCGAATCTGTGCATGTTGCGTACGAAATCTTTAAAGCGAAATCAGCCTTACGTTATCTCCACGACCACacatccctccctccctctgACACAAAGATTTTGTTCCTTCTCATGTTTCTCTTATTTATTTCGTTAATTCCTTCCTCTCACGGTCTCACTCACTATAGTCTATATATAGCTAGACTATAGCTGGATACCACCACCGCCACCTACTTCTCTCCGCCGTTGTCCACAGTTCTCAAATCCTTCATCCTTCTAGCCgccgcctcctcctcctcctccagtATGTAATCCTATACCTAATTCATCATTTTaaaccaaacaaagaaaatcaagatcaagaacaagaacaagaataGTAACGTACTTGAACACATGGCAACTACCAAGCTTGTTTTAATTACATTCGCAATCTGTCGACTTATTCTCACGGTTGGTTTAACCGTGGATCCAACGGAGCTTCTCCGCCTCGTCGTCGACGGACAGCTCAGTGTAGACCCATCTGACGTGGATACCGCTTCGAAAGATTTCGGCCTGATGAGCAGAGCGGCGCCCTTGGCCGTTTTACACCCTGCCTCCGCCCAAGACGTGGCGGGACTGGTGCGGGCAGCCTACTCTTCGCCGCACGGGTTCACGGTCTCGGCCAGAGGCCACGGGCACTCCATCAACGGGCAGGCGCAGACCAACAACGGTGTCGTGATTCAGATGAGCGGGGGATCGTTGAGATCGGGGAGGCCGGCTCAGGCGGCTCGAGTATCGGAGAAGGGGATGTATGTTGATACGTGGGGTGGGGAGTTGTGGATAGATGTGCTCAGGAGCACGCTGGAGTATGGACTCGCACCGAAGTCGTGGACTGATTATTTGTACTTAACAGTCGGAGGAACCCTTTCCAACGCCGGAATCAGCGGCCAAGCTTTCAATTATGGACCTCAGATTAGTAATGTTCATGAGCTCGACGTTGTTACAGGTTCGGGGTACATATTTCACTCATTTctgttgttttatttattttcttggtgTGTTTAATTTCCCATCTTATTACCAATATTCACTATTAAGGTTTATTAGTAGAATAATGTTATTTCTACCACATTTATTGATTCTAAAGTAGGTTGATCTATCTGTATATATGAAACTCGACTGCCTCGTATTAGAAAAATTGTTAACAATAAATGTGGTTAAAATATCATTGGTGGTTCGTCTTAGTATAATTTGTTTATATGAACAGTTGAGCAGAACATTGTTTTAGTAAAATATAGGTATGCTCAATATTTATTAATAATTCTTATTCATTTTCCTAATTGGTGTTTGCAGATTTTATTGGATTCTAAGATTTGCCCATTTTATACTTTTAGTCACCTTCTTATGTCATGAAGGATGTTTTCAGTTGCAGTTTAAACTGTACACATGACCATATGAATATCTCTTTAACATGGTTGTTTTTATATTGTTTCATCAGCATCACGCAGAAATTGTagtattttaatttattcattaATTAGTTTCATCGAAGAGATTATATATATCACTATTTCATCAAATCTTTGTTTTACTAATTATTTAAGGCTCGAAATAGCCACAATGGTAGTTTAATTAGTTATAAGTTAATATTCTTGTATAGCAtagtaattaattatattatataattataggTTGTTGTCGTTGCTGCCAATTAAACTGATTGTCTTATATGATCTCATCATGCATAATCAACATATGGTAAATCATCGAGTACATATACAATTGATGTATTGAAGTGACCTAATTCTTGTTTAACAACAGGCAAAGGCCAGCTATTGACATGTTCCGAAGAGCAAAACTCAGAGCTGTTCCAGGCTGTTCTTGGTGGGCTAGGCCAGTTTGGAATCATCACTAGGGCTAGAATTGCTCTCGAACCATCCCCCAAAAGGGTATACCTCTCTCTTTCATATCAAGTCGGTGATATTTAGACACCATGTATTAAAgagttttatgtgtttaaatagcATTAGTTGTTTCCGGTTATAGATTTGAAAGTTTTGATCGATTCTACAAAATGAGAGTGGAGGAAAGACTTGCATTAATAATTGTTATTAAATATATTAGTTTTGAGCGTCTAAATAACATTACTCTGGAGGTTTTGGTTGGTAACATCTTCCAAAGTGGGAGTGGGGCACATGCGTACTTTTGCAAAACTTTCCTAGTATTTGTTAATTAGTGACAAACCCTAAAAAGCCAGCAAGGTATCATGCATGACCTAATTAAGGTTTATAAGGGGATGGATGATGGGTCCGTGAATAGCTGGCAATGTTGTTGACGTGTGACGTGGTCTCTTTTCTAAATCTTTTTGTTGCagctttattaaaaaaaattgtttttattgtCGTTGTTGTCAATAGGTGAGGTGGATCCGAGTACTGTATTCCAATTTTTCGGCTTTTACCAAAGACCAGGAATTCCTCATCTCTCTGCATGGGCAACCTTCCAGCCAGAAATTCGACTATGTCGAGGGTTTCGTTATTGTCGACGAAGGCCTCATCAACAATTGGAGGTCATCTTTCTTCTCCGCTAGCAACCCTGTTAAAATCACCTCCATTGATTCTGAAGGTGGTGTTTTATATTGCTTGGAGATTACGAAAAATTACGACGAATCGACTGCCGATACAATTGACAAGGTATAATTATACTCGCTCGCATTTACACTCTAATATAGTTTTATTAGGCGGTTGGTGATGTATTAGTCTTGGGTATTAAAAATTTGTAAGTCTACTACAAGCTACCAGTAACAGTTGAAATAGagagacaaagaaaagaaaaatactatAGAATACGTAACTTAAGAGTGTCGTAAAATATAACAAATatgaaatatttaaaaagtAATGAGTGAGGACATGGTGTCGTGCAAGGAGTgtgtaatgctagagagatttTTAGTGTGCGGAAATACGGCTTAGTACTTcaaatgtcataatacaagtggttgaatacttaaaaaaacaaaattttaaatcatttgtattatgatatataatatataagacCGTATTTCTAacatattgaaaaatttctcatagTGCTAAAGCAACACCAACTTCTAGAAAATATACATTAGAATAAACAGTAAGAGTGCTAATTGGCACCCTCAGGCTTTTGAGACTAATTTAAAATCGTTTTAGTGATTGTTTAAAGTGCTTTCTTAGCTTCCAACCATATCATAatgtattaaaatttaaaaccgATTAGAGCTATGCTTTGCTAGATTCATTAATTTAGAAGGATGTCCCACTAAACCCTAGATTATACGATTGAGATGATTAGAGTCTTAGAGTATATAATAATTAGAGGTACTATGTATACAAGACATTAGCAAGAAAACATGGAAGATCTGTGATCTATTATCctattcgaacctaagatcgaataaacatttttttctttctaattgttactaattatatatttactaaatcTAAGCCGCCCACCCACCAAATTATTCCTcttaatttgaaatttaaacAGAATAATGAAACTTATCCTGACAAAAGTAGCTTTCTTTTAAACATACTGTGATTGTAATTGTTTTAAATACGGGTAATACTaggtaaatcaaatgatgtggttgtagataatgggattattaattaaatgtCGATTAATGTGtttgtttcttattggtgacacatcatttagtttttaatttattttaaaatttttgataTTCCTAGCATTATCCTTTAAATAATACGCGCatttaaaacaacaaataattaaaaactgtGCGTTGGGAATTTGTTTCTCTCGCAGGAAATAGAGGATTTGTTGGAAAAACTGGATTTTGTACCGACGTCAGTCTTCACAACTGATCTTCCATACGTGGATTTTCTGGACCGCGTTCACAAGGCCGAGTTGAAGCTCCGAGCCAAGGGTTTGTGGGACGTCCCCCATCCATGGCTTAACCTTTTTGTCCCCAAATCAAGGATTTCTGACTTCAACGAAGGAGTGTTCAAGGGCATTTTGGGAAATAAGACAAGCGGACCCATTCTGATTTACCCCATGAACAAAGACAAGTGAGTTCCACAGCCTCatgcgcatatatatatatatatatatatatatatatatgttttctctgcatgcatgcatatgcCTGCAAATATAACGACATAGCTGTTGCATGCAGCATGCAGCATGCAACATGCCACCACTGTGTTCATGTGCACTATAGTTAATAGAAAAATACATGCTTTTAAGACCTAATAATCATCTTCCTTAACAAAAGTAAAGTGTGAATCTAGGTTATTGCATTTGTTGAGCCTAGCTCTAAACACTCTGGTAATTATACTATAAACTATATAGGCAAATAGAATCTCTTGTGACAGAAGCTGCGTACATCCTCAATAATTGAGAAGGAATGACTGGCGATTCAGTAGATGATCCCATAATCTTGAGGATAAAATCCTCAATATTATAAAGGGTATTAGCGTTGGTACTTAGGTAGGTTGGTAGAGATGCCATTGTTCATGTGGAGAAACTTTTAGGTAGGACAATCTGGCTGGTTCGTCGTGTACTTCTCAAAAGGAACATGTCCCGTTGTATTTGGATAATATTTGCCTTACGTAAGTAATACTACCAATGCATACCGTCACACTATTGTGAGAGTAACGTGACTAACTAGTTAATCGCGGGTTGCTCTACTGACTCTTTTCTCGCACAAGATTTGAATAGTATAGCACTTaacggaaaaggatcctcgttgGATCCTTTTTCTGAGGATCTTATGATCATGATCGTTCATCGTAAATTGTACGgtcggtcagaaatcattttagaatttaaaatttaaaattaaatataaatagtacctaacgaaaactgaccgtaaAATGAACGGTCACAATCTGACAAGGATCCTTTTCCGCACTTAACCTCCATGGCTTTTCTCTTGAGTTGAGTGTAATTTGGACATGACAGCGTATATAATTACCTATAGTTGGACTTGGTCCAGGATCCACACGTACAAACACAGTGGTGGGTTTTTTGGCTTCAAGTAGAAACAGCCAATGAAGTCGACGGGATCGTCCAAACGTAAGGATTCTTATGTCAGTAGATCCACTGGTGGGATGTCACTCATGTCGTTTCGCGAGCTTAGTTCCAGAAACATTGCCGTTAGCTATCACAGTacaatattattattatcacAGCCTTCAATTCCAAAAACATGTTTTGCTCATTGTCGTTTGTGTGGTTTTGATTCTGTGTAGGTGGGACCAGAGTAGCTCGGTGGTGACGCCCGACGAGGACATTTTTTACCTTGTGGCGCTGCTAAGAACTGCCTTGGATACCGGGGACGAGACCCACACCTTGGAGCACCTGACCAATCAGAACCGTCAGATCCTCAGATTCTGTGTTGATGCGGGGATCGAGGTGAAACAGTACCTCCCGCACTATACTACGCAGGAGGAGTGGATGGAccactttggagataagtgggcCCGGTTTTACAAGAGGAAGATGGAGTTCGACCCTCGGCGCATTTTAGCCACCGGCCAACGTATTTTCAGCCCTTCATCGGTTTCTTCTAGTCTTGGTGTTGGTGGTGATAAATTGTCGATTTCTTAGATGACCAAAACGTGCAGTTTTTAGGGTTAGTCTTGTACATATACTGTTAGATGAActcttttttattatcaaatgaGTACTGGTTATTATAAAGAAAACGAGGTTTTGTTTAGGGGTTTTTCAGTCTGAATGCTCAGATCACGTGACTGTTCAGGCTCCAGCCGAGGCCCAAGACTCATTGTGTGGAACTAGGATAGTGTTGATGGGGCCGGAATACAGTAGTGGAACGAGATACAATGTTTTTGTGCCTTTGGTTGTAGAGGTGAGGTGGCATGACCACCCGTATTCAAGAATTTCTCCTTTTTTAGGGTTTGTTCAGTGAGAGCGATGCACCCGAATGGGGCCCACGATCACAATGTTTTTGTATGCAGCGCCCGTGATCCGGACAGCCCAGTCTGGTTTTGTTCTGGGACTTGACGTCTTTATCCGCAACCTCATCCAACACAAGCTGGATTCTGATCATCACTCCATCATCCTTCATGGTTTGTCAATTACTGTTATACCCTTCTTCGATTGGTCGCTAGGTAGAAGTCGAACGCATGAACTACAGCTTTGTAATTTGACAAAATCAAActtaatataaattaaattttagtcCACCCTGAGCTCTTTGTTCTCTCAAATTTAGCCCCTGACAGACATACAAATTGGAGTAGATATGTGATGGCAGtacaaaaatatcaaaagaTAAATCTACTCGCGAAATACCCGGTCCGGCGGTCTGCCAATTACATCTAAGGTTTACTCATCTAGCTGTGGCTTGCATGGATCTGCATCACTCTGTGAACCCAGTTGCTTCCCGAATTTTTTCAAAGCGattgaatatattgttttccTTCGCACTGATGTCCCCTCAGCCACTAATTTGACAGCCTACATGAACATAAAGAGTTGTCAAACCACTCAACGGTTCATAATAACAGAAGAAAAGACCATTCTTAATGATTTTGTTAAACCTCGCAAATGCATTTCGGTCACTAGTAAGTGATGCGCTGAGTAAAATGAATTTGCAACAAGTCATTAGAAATACAAACATATGTCAGAAAAAGTGGCGTTCGATATAATAAACAGAAGTCATTACCGTGGAAAGACTATGCCCGCTGGAGATCAAATCTCTTAACTCATCCTCAAGCTGAGACTCTGAAGGAGCTACAACCGGAGAATCTTCCCTTCCTTCAATTAATACTGTAATTTCACCTTTTGGCTGGTGAGTAGAGTACGCTTCTTCAGCTTCCCCCAATGTACCCCGCCAAAACTGATAAGATGTCAAATTTAGGGGCATGCCATTAAATAAGTCTGAGATCACAACATAGAATCAACATAGTAGCAATTCTATATGTGGAGGAAGAACATGCTAGcatttgaaaaaattaaaaaaatatcaacaGAACTAGCAATtttatcagtttttttttttcttttgagaaaGAAACAACAATGTTATCACATCAAATTAGTTACATTCATACAATGTGCGCAACTGATCTATTCAGTTATTCCCCAATGGGATCTGGGTTCCAAGAAGTTTGAATCACAACCCGAAGCACTAGCTAAGTTCCTGGATTGTGTGAAATAAGAGTTTTACCAGAGATAAATAAGAGACATCAAGAGACATCGCCACAAACCACCTACCTCTTCATgaatttttgtaatttcacgAGCTATAACACATTTTCTGCAACACAATTATACAAAAAAGGTCATCATTTTGTACAACCACTCAACCAGTAAAAGCGCATAGATCCAACCATGGAATTTCAATTGGTGACTCATCATAACAAAAAACCAATAAAACAATTAGATCAAGTATTTACCTTGAATAACCAAAAAGTGAAGAAGTCTCTTCAAGAAACTGATGAAGCTTATGGGGAGGTACATAAAATATTTGAGTCGTTGCCTCATTTGCTGAAACCGTCAGCCTCTCTCTTCTAGATCCAGCATGTTTAGAGAGAAATCCAACTGCAGAAGTACAATCAgtatacaaaactatatatcttGATCCATCCAAGCCACATCCACCAAGAAGAATATCAGCAACATCAATTCCTTGAAAAACTTACCAAATGTAAACTCATCGGTGGACAGGCCAGAGGCAGAGAGAGCAGCCACAAATGCGGACGGCCCAGGTATAGGAATGACAGGGATGTTTTCATCCACGCATAGCTTTGCCTGCACCAAAACTTTGATATCAATTGCACTGCTACGTGATACATCTATAAGACTATATATAAATACCATATCTGCAATAATACACGCTACATTACTCCGAAGTCAAGTTGTTGCGAATAACAAAACAATTTACAAAATCAATTCAAGCTGATACATGATGAATTACTTGCTGTAAAAGCAAAGGAAACTAGAGAAAAGGGGTAGAC
This window contains:
- the LOC103450432 gene encoding uncharacterized protein, yielding MLSRRLPFTAVSFSWGRSGLSNLLPSQTVQTAQPSLHSLSVCPNKASIIPFCSSSPQISSELTDSIPQPPSKQGPIEPGLYLVGTPIGNLEDITLRALRVLKSAHVILSEDTRHSGKLLHHYSIKTPLLSYHKFNEAQRGQTVLKRLKEGEIVALISDAGMPGISDPGTELAKLCVDENIPVIPIPGPSAFVAALSASGLSTDEFTFVGFLSKHAGSRRERLTVSANEATTQIFYVPPHKLHQFLEETSSLFGYSRKCVIAREITKIHEEFWRGTLGEAEEAYSTHQPKGEITVLIEGREDSPVVAPSESQLEDELRDLISSGHSLSTAVKLVAEGTSVRRKTIYSIALKKFGKQLGSQSDADPCKPQLDE
- the LOC103450431 gene encoding cytokinin dehydrogenase 5-like isoform X1, giving the protein MATTKLVLITFAICRLILTVGLTVDPTELLRLVVDGQLSVDPSDVDTASKDFGLMSRAAPLAVLHPASAQDVAGLVRAAYSSPHGFTVSARGHGHSINGQAQTNNGVVIQMSGGSLRSGRPAQAARVSEKGMYVDTWGGELWIDVLRSTLEYGLAPKSWTDYLYLTVGGTLSNAGISGQAFNYGPQISNVHELDVVTGKGQLLTCSEEQNSELFQAVLGGLGQFGIITRARIALEPSPKRVYLSLSYQVRWIRVLYSNFSAFTKDQEFLISLHGQPSSQKFDYVEGFVIVDEGLINNWRSSFFSASNPVKITSIDSEGGVLYCLEITKNYDESTADTIDKEIEDLLEKLDFVPTSVFTTDLPYVDFLDRVHKAELKLRAKGLWDVPHPWLNLFVPKSRISDFNEGVFKGILGNKTSGPILIYPMNKDKWDQSSSVVTPDEDIFYLVALLRTALDTGDETHTLEHLTNQNRQILRFCVDAGIEVKQYLPHYTTQEEWMDHFGDKWARFYKRKMEFDPRRILATGQRIFSPSSVSSSLGVGGDKLSIS
- the LOC103450431 gene encoding cytokinin dehydrogenase 5-like isoform X2 — its product is MATTKLVLITFAICRLILTVGLTVDPTELLRLVVDGQLSVDPSDVDTASKDFGLMSRAAPLAVLHPASAQDVAGLVRAAYSSPHGFTVSARGHGHSINGQAQTNNGVVIQMSGGSLRSGRPAQAARVSEKGMYVDTWGGELWIDVLRSTLEYGLAPKSWTDYLYLTVGGTLSNAGISGQAFNYGPQISNVHELDVVTGKGQLLTCSEEQNSELFQAVLGGLGQFGIITRARIALEPSPKRVRWIRVLYSNFSAFTKDQEFLISLHGQPSSQKFDYVEGFVIVDEGLINNWRSSFFSASNPVKITSIDSEGGVLYCLEITKNYDESTADTIDKEIEDLLEKLDFVPTSVFTTDLPYVDFLDRVHKAELKLRAKGLWDVPHPWLNLFVPKSRISDFNEGVFKGILGNKTSGPILIYPMNKDKWDQSSSVVTPDEDIFYLVALLRTALDTGDETHTLEHLTNQNRQILRFCVDAGIEVKQYLPHYTTQEEWMDHFGDKWARFYKRKMEFDPRRILATGQRIFSPSSVSSSLGVGGDKLSIS